A window from Nitrospiria bacterium encodes these proteins:
- a CDS encoding glutaredoxin domain-containing protein — protein sequence MGESNEEAIKEEIKKNKIIIYGKGTKEAPRCGFTVETIEFFNRFGYPFEVVDVLENIEKRNALSKMTNWPTLPKVFINGTFYGDTDVLEPMAKKGELEPLLKEAFKEEK from the coding sequence ATGGGGGAATCAAACGAAGAAGCAATCAAAGAAGAGATTAAAAAAAATAAAATTATCATTTATGGAAAGGGAACCAAGGAGGCTCCAAGATGTGGTTTTACGGTTGAAACCATCGAGTTTTTTAATCGGTTTGGATATCCTTTTGAAGTCGTTGATGTTTTGGAAAATATAGAGAAAAGAAATGCCCTCTCCAAAATGACCAATTGGCCGACCCTTCCCAAGGTGTTTATCAACGGAACGTTTTACGGTGATACAGATGTTTTGGAACCCATGGCAAAAAAGGGAGAATTAGAACCCCTATTGAAAGAAGCTTTTAAGGAAGAAAAATAA
- a CDS encoding aldehyde dehydrogenase family protein, translating to MPKNVDLFINGKWVQTSSHADVRNPFSGKVIAKVAQAGLKEIEEAVTSSVTAFEKNRSAPAYERAEILEKIAFGINQRREEIAKTIVLEAGKPLQFSLGEVDRAVSTFTIAAEESKRMNGELIPADRTPVGHGYTLLTRRFPIGPITAISPFNFPLNLVAHKVAPALAVGNSIVLKPPPQAPLTSLLLAEIAEKAGTPPGMLNVTPCDVPEAETLATHAQMKMLSFTGSAKVGWYLKGKAGKKKVALELGGNAAAIVHKDADLEWTTKRLVSGSFAYAGQVCISVQRIYVQETIYDAFIKKFLGEVKEVKTGDPMDPHTVVGPLIDSGAADRVEQWIQEAKQGGAKILAGGGRKGNVIEPTVITDATQSLKVSCQEVFGPVVVVAPYKNMEDAFHLVNDSSFGLQAGLFTKNINHIFKAYESLEVGGVMINEYPMFRVDHMPYGGIKDSGCGREGVKYAMEEMTEIKLLAIKG from the coding sequence ATGCCTAAAAATGTTGACCTTTTCATAAACGGAAAATGGGTTCAAACCTCATCTCATGCTGATGTGAGAAACCCTTTTAGTGGCAAGGTCATTGCAAAAGTTGCACAAGCGGGTTTGAAAGAAATAGAAGAGGCAGTCACCTCCTCGGTGACTGCCTTCGAGAAAAACCGATCCGCTCCGGCATACGAAAGGGCGGAAATATTAGAAAAAATAGCGTTTGGAATAAATCAACGTAGAGAAGAAATCGCCAAAACCATCGTATTAGAAGCGGGAAAACCTTTGCAGTTTTCTCTGGGAGAAGTGGATCGGGCCGTCTCCACGTTTACCATCGCCGCAGAGGAATCAAAGCGGATGAATGGAGAGCTTATTCCCGCTGATCGCACCCCCGTTGGGCATGGGTATACCTTGCTCACCCGCCGTTTTCCCATTGGACCCATTACAGCCATTTCCCCTTTTAATTTCCCTTTAAATCTGGTGGCTCATAAGGTGGCTCCCGCTTTGGCGGTTGGAAATTCCATTGTCCTCAAACCCCCTCCCCAGGCCCCGTTGACATCCCTTCTCCTGGCTGAAATTGCAGAAAAAGCAGGGACACCCCCTGGAATGCTGAACGTCACCCCCTGTGATGTTCCGGAAGCTGAGACATTGGCCACCCATGCCCAGATGAAGATGCTCAGTTTTACGGGAAGCGCAAAAGTGGGGTGGTACCTCAAGGGAAAAGCGGGAAAGAAAAAAGTGGCCCTTGAATTAGGAGGAAACGCTGCGGCCATTGTTCATAAGGATGCAGATCTTGAATGGACAACCAAACGCCTTGTTTCGGGGTCTTTTGCCTACGCAGGCCAAGTCTGCATATCGGTTCAGCGGATTTACGTTCAGGAAACCATTTATGATGCGTTTATCAAAAAATTCCTTGGAGAGGTGAAAGAGGTAAAAACCGGTGATCCCATGGACCCTCACACCGTTGTGGGTCCACTCATTGATTCGGGAGCTGCGGACCGTGTAGAACAATGGATTCAGGAAGCCAAACAAGGGGGAGCAAAAATCCTCGCAGGGGGAGGGAGAAAAGGAAATGTCATTGAACCCACCGTGATCACCGATGCAACCCAATCCTTAAAGGTCAGCTGTCAAGAAGTCTTTGGTCCTGTAGTTGTGGTAGCCCCTTACAAAAATATGGAAGACGCCTTCCACCTTGTGAATGACTCCTCCTTTGGTCTTCAGGCCGGCCTGTTTACCAAAAATATTAACCACATCTTTAAAGCCTATGAATCTCTTGAGGTAGGAGGGGTTATGATCAATGAATACCCCATGTTCCGTGTGGATCACATGCCCTATGGAGGGATCAAAGATTCAGGGTGTGGCCGGGAGGGGGTCAAATATGCCATGGAAGAAATGACTGAAATAAAGCTGTTAGCGATAAAAGGTTAA
- a CDS encoding BolA family protein — protein MITEDSLAAYIKKAIPDANVYIADKTGVMDHFLIQVVSDVFKGKNMLDCHRLVYGALKEPMQDGRVHAVEIKTQTRSGE, from the coding sequence ATGATTACCGAAGACTCATTAGCCGCCTATATTAAAAAGGCCATTCCGGATGCAAACGTTTATATTGCTGATAAAACAGGTGTGATGGATCATTTTTTGATTCAGGTAGTATCCGATGTTTTCAAAGGAAAGAATATGTTGGATTGTCATCGACTCGTTTACGGTGCATTGAAGGAGCCTATGCAGGATGGGCGCGTTCATGCGGTTGAAATAAAAACCCAAACCCGCAGTGGGGAATAA
- a CDS encoding ABC transporter ATP-binding protein, which yields MSVVVEGVRKSYGDNLVIQNLSLSVKGEVFGILGNNGAGKSTLLKMITGILPPDQGMVQVNGYNILKDPIEAKRSLGYLPEDLRLYSRLTPREILEFIGGVKGVKDLHQIEQDLTFFKMKEKQHVLIRDLSLGMRKKVGLVAALLGHPPVVLLDEPLNGLDVESMERLSDRLKAHVLGGGTVILSSHNMEFVERICQRVAILVGGTFKVEGKPEELKKKSVGETGSFHDCFLFYTQAEGKGG from the coding sequence ATGTCGGTTGTTGTTGAAGGTGTTCGAAAATCCTATGGTGACAATTTGGTCATCCAAAATCTTTCCTTGTCTGTAAAGGGGGAGGTTTTCGGAATTCTGGGAAATAATGGGGCGGGAAAGTCCACTTTGCTCAAAATGATCACGGGAATTTTACCCCCCGATCAGGGAATGGTTCAGGTGAATGGCTATAATATCCTGAAGGACCCCATTGAGGCCAAGCGGTCGTTGGGATATCTTCCGGAGGACCTTCGTTTATATTCCCGGTTGACCCCTCGTGAAATTTTGGAATTCATTGGCGGGGTAAAAGGTGTGAAAGATCTCCATCAAATTGAACAGGATCTTACCTTTTTTAAAATGAAGGAGAAGCAACATGTTCTGATTCGTGATTTATCCCTGGGAATGAGAAAAAAAGTGGGATTGGTAGCGGCCTTGTTGGGCCATCCCCCAGTGGTTCTTCTGGATGAGCCCTTAAATGGGTTGGATGTGGAAAGTATGGAGCGTTTATCGGATCGTTTGAAGGCTCATGTTCTAGGCGGGGGAACAGTGATCCTTTCCTCTCATAATATGGAGTTTGTGGAAAGAATTTGCCAGCGGGTTGCCATTTTAGTTGGAGGGACCTTTAAGGTGGAGGGGAAACCGGAAGAGTTAAAGAAAAAAAGTGTAGGAGAAACAGGTTCTTTTCACGATTGCTTTTTGTTTTACACTCAAGCTGAAGGGAAGGGCGGTTAA
- a CDS encoding aconitate hydratase has protein sequence MDPIKNLYASMPDKLAKARKKFGKPLTLAEKILVSHADNFDTQIWDRGKAQLALRPDRVAMQDATGQMALLQFMQAGKKRVAVPSTIHCDHLIRAQTGAKEDVERAINENKEVYNFLRSASKKYGIGFWKPGAGIIHQVVLENYGFPGGLMIGTDSHTPNMGGLGMLAIGVGGADAGEVMAGLPWEVLHPKLIGVKLTGALKGWTAPKDVILYLCGLLTTKGGTNKIVEYFGPGAESISCTGKGTITNMGAELGATTSLFPFDQRMATYLRATEREDVAKLAEANKEHLVADPEVALKPEKFYDEVIEIDLSQLEPHVVGPHTPDLARPISKFAQEVKEKGYPPVLKSALIGSCTNSSYEDIGRAAYIAEQGLKAGLKAKTRFLITPGSERIYHTMKRDGFMDTFEKMGGTVLANACGPCIGQWKRDDVGKEEANSIVSSFNRNFPGRNDGSKATLSFLTSPEIVTALAFAGEITFDPVSGSLKTADGKEIKFKPPVADELPKNGFAKAEGGFEPPAGEGEQVEIDIPADSQRLQILKPFPKWDGRDFSDLLILVKAKGKCTTDHISPAGPWLKFRGHLDKISDNMFLGYTDAFSGETGKTADVLSGKSGLTPSEVARHYKAEGLGSVVIGDENYGEGSSREHAAMSPRFLGVKVVVTKSFARIHETNLKKQGVLPLTFADPKDYEQFEQNDRVSVIGLSNLAPGKPVEIVLHKAVGKEVKIATNHSLTDQQIKWFEAGSALNALG, from the coding sequence ATGGACCCCATCAAAAACTTGTACGCTTCAATGCCTGATAAATTGGCTAAAGCCAGGAAGAAATTCGGAAAACCCCTAACCTTGGCTGAGAAAATTTTGGTTTCTCATGCGGACAATTTTGATACTCAGATATGGGACCGGGGAAAGGCCCAATTGGCCTTGAGGCCGGACCGGGTGGCCATGCAGGATGCCACAGGACAAATGGCTTTATTACAATTTATGCAGGCGGGTAAAAAGCGTGTGGCCGTTCCAAGCACCATCCATTGTGACCATCTGATTCGAGCCCAGACCGGCGCCAAAGAGGATGTGGAGCGGGCAATCAATGAGAATAAAGAGGTCTATAATTTTCTCCGGTCAGCCTCAAAGAAATATGGAATCGGTTTTTGGAAACCCGGTGCGGGTATTATTCACCAGGTGGTTTTAGAGAATTATGGGTTTCCCGGTGGCCTCATGATCGGGACGGATTCCCATACCCCAAATATGGGAGGTTTGGGGATGCTGGCCATTGGGGTTGGTGGAGCGGATGCAGGCGAAGTCATGGCAGGCCTCCCCTGGGAGGTACTTCACCCCAAATTGATCGGGGTAAAACTGACAGGGGCTTTAAAGGGATGGACTGCTCCAAAGGACGTTATTTTGTATTTATGCGGTCTTTTAACCACCAAAGGGGGAACCAATAAAATCGTGGAATATTTTGGTCCAGGTGCGGAATCGATCAGTTGTACTGGGAAAGGGACCATAACCAATATGGGTGCTGAACTCGGGGCAACCACTTCTCTTTTTCCCTTTGATCAACGTATGGCCACTTACCTCAGGGCCACGGAACGCGAGGATGTTGCCAAACTGGCTGAAGCCAATAAAGAGCACCTCGTTGCAGATCCGGAGGTTGCCCTGAAACCGGAGAAGTTTTATGATGAGGTCATTGAAATTGACCTCTCTCAATTGGAACCCCATGTGGTGGGGCCCCATACACCCGACCTGGCCCGGCCCATTTCAAAATTTGCCCAGGAGGTTAAGGAAAAAGGGTATCCCCCCGTATTGAAGTCCGCCTTAATTGGGAGCTGTACCAACTCCTCCTATGAGGATATCGGTAGGGCGGCCTATATTGCGGAGCAGGGATTAAAAGCCGGTTTAAAAGCAAAGACCCGTTTTCTAATTACACCGGGTTCGGAGCGGATTTACCATACGATGAAACGGGATGGGTTTATGGATACCTTTGAGAAAATGGGGGGAACGGTGTTGGCCAATGCCTGCGGCCCTTGCATTGGTCAGTGGAAGCGGGATGATGTTGGGAAGGAGGAAGCCAACTCCATCGTGAGTTCCTTTAACCGGAATTTTCCGGGACGAAATGATGGAAGTAAGGCCACCCTTTCTTTTTTAACCAGCCCTGAAATCGTAACCGCTCTGGCTTTTGCAGGAGAAATCACCTTTGATCCCGTCTCCGGATCCTTAAAAACCGCGGATGGAAAAGAAATTAAATTTAAGCCTCCCGTGGCTGATGAGTTACCGAAGAATGGTTTTGCAAAGGCGGAAGGGGGTTTTGAGCCACCTGCAGGAGAGGGTGAACAGGTAGAAATCGATATTCCAGCCGACAGTCAAAGACTACAGATTTTAAAACCTTTTCCAAAATGGGACGGAAGGGATTTCTCCGATCTTCTCATTCTCGTCAAGGCCAAGGGAAAATGCACAACGGATCATATTTCTCCGGCGGGTCCTTGGTTAAAATTTAGAGGCCATCTTGATAAAATTAGCGACAATATGTTTTTGGGATATACGGACGCATTTTCCGGTGAAACGGGAAAAACCGCCGATGTGCTATCCGGAAAATCGGGACTGACTCCTTCGGAAGTGGCTCGTCACTACAAAGCGGAAGGATTGGGTTCTGTGGTGATTGGAGATGAGAATTATGGTGAAGGAAGCAGCAGGGAACATGCGGCCATGTCCCCCCGTTTCCTTGGGGTAAAGGTTGTGGTCACAAAAAGCTTTGCCAGGATTCATGAGACCAATCTCAAAAAACAGGGGGTTCTTCCTCTCACTTTTGCGGATCCTAAGGACTATGAACAATTTGAGCAGAATGATCGTGTCAGTGTGATCGGGTTGTCCAACCTCGCTCCGGGAAAACCCGTTGAGATTGTTCTTCATAAAGCCGTTGGAAAAGAAGTGAAAATAGCCACAAACCATAGTCTCACCGATCAGCAAATTAAATGGTTTGAGGCCGGCTCAGCCCTCAATGCCTTAGGCTAA